A region of Procambarus clarkii isolate CNS0578487 chromosome 22, FALCON_Pclarkii_2.0, whole genome shotgun sequence DNA encodes the following proteins:
- the LOC138367612 gene encoding adhesive plaque matrix protein-like → MESCQEDVKLEKRLQDRDVKIDKYQGVLLGVWRDTKQNVPYHYSHRSPSPYRYSHRSPSPYRYSHRSPSPYRYSHRSPSPYRYSHRSPSPYRYSHRSPSPYRYSHRSPSPYRYSHRPPSPYHYSHRSPSPYRYSHRSPSPYRYSHRSPSPYRYSHRSPSPYRYSHRSPSPYHYSHRSPSPYRYSHRSPSPYRYSHRSPSPYRYSHRPPSPYHYSHRSPSPYRYSHRSPSPYHYSHRPPSPYHYSHRSPSPYRYSHRPPSPYHYSHRSPSPYRYSHRSPSPYRYSHRPPSPYHYSHRPPSPYHYSHRSPTPYRYSHRPPSPYHYSHRSPSPYRYSHRSPSPYRYSHRSPSPYRYSHRSPSPYRYSHRPPSPYHYSHRSPSPYRYSHRSPSPYRYSHRSPSPYRYSHRSPSPYRYSHRSPSPYRYSHRSPSPYRYSHRSPSPYHYSHRPLSPYHYSHRSPSSYHYSHRPPSPYRYSHRSPSPYHYSHRPLSPYRYSHRSPSPYRYSHRPLSPYRYSHRSPSPYRYSHRSPSPYRYSHRPPSPYRYSHRPLSPYHYSHRPPSTICVNRLHSIKIIKDYNGMDYNGFIYTSSTLANDKWLS, encoded by the exons ATGGAAAGCTGTCAAGAAGACGTCAAGCTGGAGAAAAGATTACAAGATAGAGACGTCAAGATCGATAAATATCAAG gcgttctgcttggtgtctggagagataCCAAGCAGAACGTCCCGTACCACTACAGCCACCGGTCACCGTCCCCGTACCGCTACAGCCACCGGTCACCGTCCCCGTACCGCTACAGCCACCGGTCACCGTCCCCGTACCGCTACAGCCACCGGTCACCGTCCCCGTACCGCTACAGCCACCGGTCACCGTCCCCGTACCGCTACAGCCACCGGTCACCGTCCCCGTACCGCTACAGCCACCGGTCACCGTCCCCGTACCGCTACAGCCACCGGCCACCGTCCCCGTACCACTACAGCCACCGGTCACCGTCCCCGTACCGCTACAGCCACCGGTCACCGTCCCCGTACCGCTACAGCCACCGGTCACCGTCCCCGTACCGCTACAGCCACCGGTCACCGTCCCCGTACCGCTACAGCCACCGGTCACCGTCCCCGTACCACTACAGCCACCGGTCACCGTCCCCGTACCGCTACAGCCACCGGTCACCGTCCCCGTACCGCTACAGCCACCGGTCACCGTCCCCGTACCGCTACAGCCACCGGCCACCGTCCCCGTACCACTACAGCCACCGGTCACCGTCCCCGTACCGCTACAGCCACCGGTCACCGTCCCCGTACCACTACAGCCACCGGCCACCGTCCCCGTACCACTACAGCCACCGGTCACCGTCCCCGTACCGCTACAGCCACCGGCCACCGTCCCCGTACCACTACAGCCACCGGTCACCGTCCCCGTACCGCTACAGCCACCGGTCACCGTCCCCGTACCGCTACAGCCACCGGCCACCGTCCCCGTACCACTACAGCCACCGGCCACCGTCCCCGTACCACTACAGCCACCGGTCACCGACCCCGTACCGCTACAGCCACCGGCCACCGTCCCCGTACCACTACAGCCACCGGTCACCGTCCCCGTACCGCTACAGCCACCGGTCACCGTCCCCGTACCGCTACAGCCACCGGTCACCGTCCCCGTACCGCTACAGCCACCGGTCACCGTCCCCGTACCGCTACAGCCACCGGCCACCGTCCCCGTACCACTACAGCCACCGGTCACCGTCCCCGTACCGCTACAGCCACCGGTCACCGTCCCCGTACCGCTACAGCCACCGGTCACCGTCCCCGTACCGCTACAGCCACCGGTCACCGTCCCCGTACCGCTACAGCCACCGGTCACCGTCCCCGTACCGCTACAGCCACCGGTCACCGTCCCCGTACCGCTACAGCCACCGGTCACCGTCCCCGTACCACTACAGCCACCGGCCGCTGTCTCCGTACCACTACAGCCACCGGTCACCGTCCTCGTACCACTACAGCCACCGGCCACCGTCCCCGTACCGCTACAGCCACCGGTCACCGTCCCCGTACCACTACAGCCACCGGCCGCTGTCTCCGTACCGCTACAGCCACCGGTCACCGTCCCCGTACCGCTACAGCCACCGGCCGCTGTCTCCGTACCGCTACAGCCACCGGTCACCGTCCCCGTACCGCTACAGCCACCGGTCACCGTCCCCGTACCGCTACAGCCACCGGCCACCGTCCCCGTACCGCTACAGCCACCGGCCGCTGTCTCCGTACCACTACAGCCACCGGCCACCGTCCACAATCTGCGTCAATAGG
- the LOC123756875 gene encoding uncharacterized protein, whose translation MDVTKAIGPDGISPWILKEGADALHLPLSIVYNKSLQVEGLEDLEVEGLEDLEVKGLEVEDLEDLEVKGLEDLEVEGLEDLEVEGLEDLEVKGLEDLEVKGLEDLEVKGLEVEGLEDLEVEGLEDLEVEGLEDLEVEGLEDLEVKGLEDLEVKGLEVEGLEDLEVEGLEDLEVEGLEDLEVKGLEDLEVKGLEVEGLEDLEVEGLEVKGLEVEDLEDLEVKGLEVEDLEVKGLEVEGLEDLEVKGLEDLEVKGLEVEDLEVEDLEVKGLEVEDLEVKGLEVEDLEVKGLEVEDLEVKGLEVEDLEVKGLEVEDLEVKGLEVEDLEVKGLEVEDLEVKGLEVEDLEVKGLEVEDLEVKGLEVEDLEVKGLEVEDLEVKGLEVEDLEVKGLEVEDLEVEGLEDLEVEGLEDLEVKGLEVEDLEVKGLEVEDLEVEGLEDLEVEGLEDLEVEGLEDLEVEGSQCVEITLNPRLFE comes from the exons atggatgtgacaaaggctataggcccagatggaatctcgccttggatactgaaggaaggagcagatgCTCTgcacctgccactctccatcgtgtataacaaatcactacaG GTCGAGGGCCTGGAAGACCTGGAGGTTGAGGGCCTGGAGGACCTGGAGGTCAAGGGCCTGGAGGTCGAGGACTTGGAAGACCTGGAGGTCAAGGGCCTAGAGGACCTGGAGGTCGAGGGCCTAGAAGACCTGGAGGTCGAGGGCCTGGAGGACCTGGAGGTCAAGGGCCTGGAGGACCTGGAGGTCAAGGGCCTGGAGGACCTGGAGGTCAAGGGCCTGGAGGTTGAGGGCCTGGAGGACCTGGAGGTTGAGGGCCTGGAGGACCTGGAGGTTGAGGGCCTGGAGGACCTGGAGGTTGAGGGCCTGGAAGACCTGGAGGTCAAGGGCCTGGAGGACCTGGAGGTCAAGGGCCTGGAGGTTGAGGGCCTGGAGGACCTGGAGGTCGAGGGCCTAGAAGACCTGGAGGTCGAGGGCCTGGAGGACCTGGAGGTCAAGGGCCTGGAGGACCTGGAGGTCAAGGGCCTGGAGGTTGAGGGCCTGGAGGACCTGGAGGTTGAGGGCCTGGAGGTCAAGGGCCTGGAGGTCGAGGACCTGGAG GACTTGGAGGTCAAGGGCCTGGAGGTCGAGGACCTGGAGGTCAAGGGCCTGGAGGTTGAGGGCCTGGAGGACCTGGAAGTTAAGGGCCTGGAGGACCTGGAGGTCAAGGGCCTGGAGGTCGAAGACCTGGAGGTCGAAGACCTGGAGGTCAAGGGCCTGGAGGTCGAGGACCTGGAGGTCAAGGGCCTGGAGGTCGAGGATCTGGAGGTCAAGGGCCTGGAGGTCGAGGACTTGGAGGTCAAGGGCCTGGAGGTCGAGGACCTGGAGGTCAAGGGCCTGGAGGTCGAGGACCTGGAGGTCAAGGGCCTGGAGGTCGAGGACCTGGAGGTCAAGGGCCTGGAGGTCGAGGATCTGGAGGTCAAGGGCCTGGAGGTCGAGGACTTGGAGGTCAAGGGCCTGGAGGTCGAGGACCTGGAGGTCAAGGGCCTGGAGGTCGAGGATCTGGAGGTCAAGGGCCTGGAGGTCGAGGACTTGGAGGTCAAGGGCCTGGAGGTCGAGGACCTGGAGGTCAAGGGCCTGGAGGTCGAGGATCTGGAGGTCGAGGGCCTGGAGGACCTGGAGGTCGAGGGCCTGGAGGACCTGGAGGTCAAGGGCCTGGAGGTCGAGGACCTGGAGGTCAAGGGCCTGGAGGTCGAGGACCTAGAGGTCGAGGGCCTGGAGGACCTGGAGGTCGAGGGCCTGGAGGACCTGGAGGTCGAGGGCCTGGAGGACCTGGAGGTCGAGGGCAGTCAATGTGTGGAGATTACACTGAACCCGAGACTGTTCGAGTGA